The following are from one region of the Methyloversatilis discipulorum genome:
- a CDS encoding DUF1365 domain-containing protein, giving the protein MSDVLAVSLCRGAVMHARATPVRTRFAYRLFFLRIALSRLGLQPVPMLALNRWAPLSFHFRDHGARDGSHPLLWIRALLAREGLGCADGEVVLQTMPRLFGYVFNPVSFWFCHDRAGALRAVLCEVNNTFGERHDYLVAHADGRPIGDGEWMETRKVFHVSPFFPVSGSYRFRFDRRGDLHAVAIDYHDGGERRLRTRVSGRAETMSRAAAWRALAAHPLMTLAVIARIHVQAFHLWRARVPFFSKPQPPVQEMTR; this is encoded by the coding sequence ATGAGCGATGTGCTGGCGGTCAGCCTCTGTCGCGGCGCGGTCATGCATGCCCGCGCGACGCCGGTGCGCACCCGCTTCGCCTACCGCCTGTTCTTCCTGCGCATCGCGCTGAGCCGGCTTGGCCTGCAGCCGGTGCCGATGCTGGCGCTGAACCGCTGGGCGCCGCTGTCCTTTCACTTCCGTGACCACGGCGCGCGCGACGGATCGCACCCGCTGCTCTGGATACGCGCGCTGCTGGCGCGCGAAGGTCTGGGCTGCGCCGACGGCGAAGTGGTGCTGCAGACCATGCCGCGACTGTTCGGCTACGTGTTCAACCCGGTCAGCTTCTGGTTCTGCCATGACCGTGCCGGTGCGCTGCGCGCCGTGCTGTGTGAGGTGAACAACACCTTTGGCGAACGTCACGACTATCTGGTCGCGCACGCCGACGGTCGGCCGATCGGCGACGGCGAGTGGATGGAGACGCGCAAGGTGTTTCACGTATCGCCCTTCTTCCCGGTCAGCGGCAGCTACCGCTTCCGCTTCGACCGGCGGGGCGATCTGCACGCGGTGGCCATCGACTACCACGACGGCGGGGAACGCCGGCTGCGCACACGCGTGTCCGGTCGTGCCGAAACCATGAGCCGGGCTGCCGCCTGGCGCGCATTGGCCGCGCACCCGCTGATGACGCTGGCGGTGATCGCGCGCATCCACGTGCAGGCCTTCCATCTGTGGCGCGCGCGCGTGCCCTTCTTCAGCAAACCGCAACCTCCCGTACAGGAAATGACCCGATGA
- a CDS encoding NAD(P)/FAD-dependent oxidoreductase: protein MKIAVVGAGISGLSAAWLLSRRHEVTLYEQEGRLGGHSNTVDVEIDGVSHPVDTGFIVFNRDTYPNLCGLFSLLGVSIADSDMSFGVSLREPDIEWAGTNLASVFAQPANLARPRFWGMLQDILRFNSAVTERAANGTAEHISLGEFLVRNRYGDAFRDWYLLPMAAAIWSCPTQTMMSYPLATFARFCHNHGLLRVNDRPQWLTVRGGSREYVKRMAAALHDVRRASAVKGLQRVADGVLVQAAGVLERYDQVVLACHSDESLTLLGDTATASERRLLGAIRYQQNHAVLHTDTALLPRNRRVWSSWNYMAGAGAPDSRPVSVSYLMNRLQPLPFEQPVVVSLNPFIEPDPARVIARIDYAHPLFDGPAIDAQARLPEIQGRDRLWYCGAWTGYGFHEDGLASAVRVARHLGADIPWQRSGEVLAA, encoded by the coding sequence ATGAAGATTGCGGTCGTGGGGGCAGGCATTTCGGGCCTGTCGGCAGCGTGGCTGCTGTCGCGCCGGCACGAGGTGACGCTGTACGAGCAGGAGGGCCGCTTGGGCGGTCACTCGAACACGGTGGATGTCGAGATCGACGGCGTGAGCCATCCGGTCGATACCGGCTTCATCGTGTTCAACCGCGACACCTATCCGAATCTGTGCGGCCTGTTCTCGCTGCTCGGCGTGTCGATCGCCGACAGCGACATGTCCTTCGGCGTGTCGCTGCGCGAGCCGGACATCGAGTGGGCCGGCACCAATCTGGCCAGCGTTTTCGCGCAGCCGGCCAATCTGGCGCGCCCGCGTTTCTGGGGCATGCTGCAGGACATCCTGCGCTTCAATTCGGCGGTTACCGAGAGGGCGGCCAACGGCACCGCCGAGCACATTTCGCTCGGCGAATTCCTGGTGCGCAACCGCTATGGCGACGCCTTCCGCGACTGGTATCTGCTGCCGATGGCGGCGGCCATCTGGTCCTGTCCGACGCAGACCATGATGAGCTATCCGCTCGCCACTTTTGCGCGCTTCTGTCACAACCACGGCCTGCTGCGGGTGAACGACCGGCCGCAGTGGCTCACCGTGCGCGGCGGGTCGCGCGAGTACGTGAAGCGCATGGCCGCCGCATTGCACGACGTACGCCGTGCGTCGGCGGTGAAGGGCCTGCAGCGTGTGGCCGATGGCGTGCTGGTGCAGGCGGCCGGCGTGCTCGAACGCTACGACCAGGTGGTGCTGGCCTGTCATTCCGACGAGTCGCTGACGCTGCTCGGCGATACGGCGACGGCGTCCGAGCGGCGTCTTCTGGGCGCCATCCGCTACCAGCAGAATCATGCGGTGCTGCACACCGACACCGCATTGCTGCCGCGCAACCGCCGCGTCTGGTCGTCGTGGAACTACATGGCGGGCGCCGGCGCGCCGGACAGCCGGCCGGTCAGCGTGTCCTACCTGATGAACCGGCTGCAGCCGCTGCCTTTCGAGCAGCCGGTGGTCGTGTCGCTGAATCCGTTCATCGAACCTGACCCGGCCCGCGTGATCGCCCGCATCGACTACGCGCACCCGCTGTTCGACGGTCCGGCCATCGACGCGCAGGCGCGGCTGCCGGAAATCCAGGGGCGCGATCGCCTGTGGTACTGCGGCGCGTGGACCGGCTACGGCTTCCACGAAGACGGCCTCGCGTCGGCGGTGCGCGTCGCGCGTCACCTGGGCGCAGACATTCCGTGGCAGCGCAGCGGCGAGGTGCTCGCCGCATGA
- a CDS encoding glutathione peroxidase — translation MLRADVLRIVFALVTTLTSMTAAAADACPTLLDRSIPGLLDGKPRSLCEYSGRVLLVVNTASRCGYTGQYAGLEKLQDSYGKRGLTVLGFPSNDFGNQEPGSDKDIAEFCSMTYGVKFPMFSKTSVKGAQRHPFYADLAKASGSEPAWNFHKYLIGRDGRTVTAFPSNVAPDSNVLLREIEAALGR, via the coding sequence GTGCTGCGCGCTGACGTGCTGCGCATCGTCTTCGCGCTGGTGACGACCTTGACTTCGATGACTGCGGCTGCGGCCGACGCCTGCCCGACGCTGCTCGATCGTTCGATTCCCGGCCTGCTCGACGGCAAGCCGCGCTCGCTGTGCGAGTACAGCGGCCGCGTGCTGCTGGTGGTCAATACCGCCAGCCGCTGTGGCTACACCGGCCAGTACGCCGGGCTGGAAAAGCTGCAGGACAGTTACGGCAAACGCGGCCTGACCGTGCTCGGCTTCCCGTCGAACGACTTCGGCAACCAGGAACCGGGCAGCGACAAGGACATCGCCGAATTCTGCAGCATGACCTATGGCGTCAAGTTTCCGATGTTCTCGAAGACCTCGGTCAAGGGCGCCCAGCGCCACCCCTTCTACGCCGATCTGGCGAAGGCCTCGGGTTCGGAGCCGGCGTGGAACTTCCATAAGTACCTGATCGGGCGCGATGGCCGGACGGTGACCGCTTTCCCCAGCAACGTGGCCCCCGATTCGAACGTGCTGCTGCGCGAGATCGAAGCGGCTCTGGGCAGATGA
- a CDS encoding MerR family transcriptional regulator produces the protein MSAHASGLSLLTISAVERETGLLKDTLRVWERRYGFPKPIRDEAGERLYSLEDVGKLRLIRRLMDQGWRPGKLLAASAAELQLIIEAEQASRVPALLAGEILDAIRSHDVEALRRVFQQTLLEKGLQGLVTDLVAPLNVDIGEAWMRGDIGVPDEHFYTEQTQSFLRGTLASYARTGKPPRVLLTTLPEEEHALGLLMVEVMLTAEGAQCCSLGPRMPLADIRTSALTASADIVALSFSSAFPVRQAIAGIRTLREALPPTVELWVGGAGARDKLRNEAGVRVIRGIADVGPAVRAWRDAHANH, from the coding sequence ATGAGTGCTCACGCATCAGGGCTGTCCCTGCTGACCATCAGCGCGGTGGAGCGGGAGACCGGCCTTCTGAAAGACACGCTGCGCGTATGGGAACGGCGTTACGGTTTCCCCAAACCCATCCGCGACGAGGCCGGCGAGCGGCTGTACTCGCTCGAAGACGTTGGCAAGCTGCGCCTGATACGCCGCCTGATGGACCAGGGCTGGCGTCCGGGCAAGTTGCTTGCGGCCAGTGCGGCCGAATTGCAGCTCATCATCGAGGCCGAACAGGCTTCACGCGTGCCGGCCTTGTTGGCCGGTGAAATACTCGACGCCATCCGCAGCCATGACGTCGAGGCGCTGCGCCGGGTGTTCCAGCAGACGCTGCTGGAAAAGGGCCTGCAGGGGCTGGTCACCGATCTGGTCGCGCCGCTCAATGTAGACATCGGCGAAGCGTGGATGCGCGGCGACATCGGCGTGCCGGACGAGCATTTCTATACCGAACAGACGCAGTCCTTCCTGCGCGGAACGTTGGCCAGTTACGCGCGCACCGGCAAGCCGCCGCGCGTGCTGCTGACCACGCTGCCGGAGGAAGAACACGCGCTGGGCCTGCTGATGGTCGAAGTAATGCTGACCGCAGAAGGAGCGCAGTGCTGTTCGCTCGGGCCACGCATGCCGCTGGCCGACATCCGCACCTCGGCCCTCACCGCCAGCGCCGACATCGTGGCACTGTCCTTCAGTTCCGCCTTCCCGGTACGCCAGGCCATTGCCGGCATCCGCACGCTGCGCGAAGCCCTGCCGCCTACGGTGGAACTGTGGGTCGGCGGCGCCGGTGCGCGCGACAAGCTGCGCAACGAAGCCGGCGTGCGCGTGATACGCGGCATCGCCGACGTCGGGCCCGCTGTCCGCGCCTGGCGGGACGCCCACGCCAACCACTGA
- a CDS encoding ferritin encodes MLYPELFKSLESARWDMAKDVPWDSFDASLLSDEQAMTIKMNAITEWSALPATEMFLRDNRDDSDFSAFMSIWFYEEQKHSLVLIEYLRRFRPDLAPTEEELHEVRFEFDPAPALETLMLHFCGEVRLTQWYRRASEWHTEPVIKHIYDLLSRDEARHGGAYLKYMKRAIDQAGDAARAAFSKIGMLMAASGRAGKPMHPTNLHVSKAHFPRDTVQSRLPDPEWLERWLDEQIRFDKDCEARVIGGILRNLSSLFGESFKTVGDLNRFRKQYAGAA; translated from the coding sequence ATGCTCTATCCCGAACTGTTCAAGTCACTCGAATCCGCCCGCTGGGACATGGCGAAAGACGTGCCCTGGGACAGTTTCGATGCCTCGCTGCTGTCCGACGAACAGGCGATGACGATCAAGATGAACGCCATCACCGAATGGTCGGCGCTGCCGGCCACCGAAATGTTCCTGCGCGACAACCGCGACGATTCCGACTTCTCGGCCTTCATGTCGATCTGGTTCTACGAGGAACAGAAGCACTCGCTGGTGCTGATCGAATACCTGCGCCGCTTCCGCCCCGATCTTGCGCCGACCGAAGAGGAACTGCACGAAGTGCGCTTCGAGTTCGACCCGGCGCCGGCGCTGGAAACGCTGATGCTGCATTTCTGCGGCGAGGTGCGCCTGACCCAGTGGTACCGCCGCGCTTCCGAATGGCATACCGAGCCGGTGATCAAGCACATCTACGACCTGCTGTCGCGCGACGAGGCCCGTCACGGCGGCGCCTATCTGAAGTACATGAAGCGGGCGATCGATCAGGCCGGCGACGCCGCGCGCGCCGCGTTCTCGAAGATCGGCATGCTGATGGCCGCCAGCGGCCGCGCCGGCAAGCCGATGCACCCGACCAATCTGCACGTGAGCAAGGCGCACTTCCCGCGCGACACCGTGCAGTCGCGACTGCCGGACCCGGAGTGGCTGGAGCGCTGGCTGGACGAGCAGATCCGCTTCGACAAGGACTGCGAGGCGCGCGTGATCGGCGGCATCCTGCGCAACCTGAGTTCGCTGTTCGGCGAAAGCTTCAAGACGGTGGGCGACCTGAACCGCTTCCGCAAGCAGTACGCTGGCGCCGCCTGA
- the rfaE2 gene encoding D-glycero-beta-D-manno-heptose 1-phosphate adenylyltransferase, with translation MQGGTPAFEAKICPPDELAARRRTLPGPVVFTNGCFDILHRGHVTCLAQARALGGSLIVALNTDASVKRQGKGEDRPVNALEDRAAVIAALESVSLVTWFDADTPLDLIKACTPDVLVKGGDWPVERIVGAAEVLARGGRVESIAFEHERSTTALLRKIRSL, from the coding sequence ATGCAGGGCGGCACGCCGGCCTTCGAAGCCAAGATCTGCCCGCCGGACGAACTCGCGGCACGCCGCCGCACGCTGCCCGGCCCGGTGGTGTTCACCAACGGCTGTTTCGACATCCTGCACCGCGGCCACGTCACCTGCCTCGCGCAGGCGCGCGCACTCGGCGGCTCGCTCATCGTCGCGCTGAACACTGACGCCTCGGTGAAGCGTCAGGGCAAGGGCGAGGACCGTCCGGTCAATGCACTGGAAGACCGCGCGGCGGTGATCGCCGCGCTGGAGTCGGTCAGCCTGGTCACCTGGTTCGACGCCGACACGCCGCTCGACCTGATCAAGGCGTGCACGCCGGACGTGCTGGTCAAGGGTGGCGACTGGCCGGTCGAGCGCATCGTCGGTGCGGCCGAAGTGCTGGCGCGCGGCGGCCGGGTCGAATCGATCGCCTTCGAACACGAGCGTTCGACCACCGCTCTGCTCCGTAAGATACGCAGCCTGTGA
- a CDS encoding c-type cytochrome, with product MIRTPLTAALSRVAAVLVAAAAASSVVQASPTAGDMEQRVLACTGCHGAEGRAAADGYYPRIAGKPAGYLYNQLLNFRDGRRQYPLMTGLLQTLSDDYLREMAGHFAALELPYPPPARSTQKAATLARGEALVRRGDATRDIPACESCHGSALTGVAPAIPGLLGLPRDYLAAQLAGWKSGIRQAHAPDCMAQIAQRMSADDIQAVAHWLSSQAVAQGGKPAAHLDKALPIRCGGVQEGAR from the coding sequence ATGATCCGCACCCCGCTCACCGCCGCCCTGTCCAGAGTTGCGGCCGTACTGGTCGCCGCAGCCGCTGCCAGCTCCGTCGTGCAGGCCTCGCCCACCGCTGGCGACATGGAGCAGCGCGTGCTCGCCTGTACCGGCTGCCACGGCGCCGAAGGCCGTGCCGCCGCCGACGGCTACTACCCGCGCATCGCCGGCAAACCGGCCGGCTATCTGTACAACCAGCTGCTGAACTTCCGCGACGGCCGCCGTCAGTACCCGCTGATGACCGGTCTGCTGCAGACGCTCAGCGACGACTACCTGCGCGAGATGGCCGGACACTTCGCGGCGCTCGAACTGCCCTACCCGCCGCCGGCGCGCAGCACGCAGAAGGCCGCGACACTGGCGCGCGGCGAGGCACTGGTGCGCCGCGGCGACGCGACGCGCGACATTCCGGCCTGCGAAAGCTGTCACGGCAGCGCACTGACCGGCGTCGCGCCGGCAATACCCGGCCTGCTCGGCCTGCCACGCGACTATCTGGCAGCCCAGCTCGCCGGCTGGAAAAGCGGCATCCGCCAGGCGCACGCGCCGGACTGCATGGCGCAGATCGCCCAGCGCATGAGCGCCGACGACATCCAGGCGGTCGCCCACTGGCTGTCGTCGCAGGCGGTCGCCCAAGGCGGCAAGCCGGCCGCGCATCTCGACAAGGCGCTGCCGATACGCTGCGGCGGCGTGCAGGAGGGTGCGCGATGA
- a CDS encoding c-type cytochrome: MKRLLIAALLLAASAGVYLALQPATDPPATGAADEDRAAQVARGEYLARAGNCMACHTAPGGTPWAGGRAMDTPFGTIYTSNLTPDPTTGLGQWTADDFWKALHEGRARDGRLLYPAFPYTSYTRVTRADADAIWAWLQTLPPVERPNRPHALRFPYDTQAALLAWRALYFKPGVFVADATKPEDWNRGAYLVQGLGHCSACHAPRNALGASSDPDALAGGLMPVQNWYAPSLTSPHEAGVADWAKDDIVALLRDGVSGNATAAGPMAEVVFGSTQYLSAADLDAMAVYLKSLPVTQSVKAESTGVLDELRRERGAQLYGEHCADCHGERGEGKPGIWPGLAGNRAVTMDPPANTVRIVLGGGYAPATRGNPRPYGMPPFAAALSDDEVALVVSHIRGSWGNTAAPVSSLDVQRLRGNLR, translated from the coding sequence ATGAAGCGTCTCCTGATCGCAGCGCTGCTGCTCGCCGCATCGGCAGGCGTCTATCTCGCGCTGCAACCGGCAACGGATCCGCCGGCCACCGGCGCGGCGGACGAAGACCGCGCGGCACAGGTCGCGCGCGGTGAATACCTCGCGCGCGCCGGCAACTGCATGGCCTGCCACACCGCGCCGGGCGGCACGCCCTGGGCCGGCGGCCGGGCGATGGACACGCCCTTCGGCACGATCTACACCAGCAATCTGACGCCGGACCCGACAACCGGGCTCGGCCAATGGACGGCCGACGACTTCTGGAAGGCGCTGCACGAAGGTCGCGCGCGCGACGGCCGCCTGCTCTACCCGGCCTTCCCCTACACCAGCTACACCCGCGTCACGCGCGCCGATGCCGACGCGATCTGGGCCTGGCTGCAGACGCTGCCGCCGGTCGAACGGCCGAATCGGCCGCACGCGCTGCGCTTCCCCTACGACACGCAGGCGGCGCTGCTGGCCTGGCGGGCGCTCTATTTCAAGCCGGGCGTGTTCGTCGCCGACGCGACCAAGCCCGAGGACTGGAACCGCGGCGCCTATCTGGTGCAGGGTCTGGGCCACTGCAGCGCCTGCCACGCGCCGCGCAACGCACTCGGCGCGAGCAGCGATCCGGACGCGCTGGCCGGCGGACTGATGCCGGTGCAGAACTGGTACGCGCCCTCGCTCACCTCGCCGCACGAAGCTGGCGTCGCCGACTGGGCAAAGGACGACATCGTGGCGCTGCTGCGCGACGGCGTGAGCGGCAACGCGACCGCCGCCGGGCCGATGGCCGAAGTGGTGTTCGGCAGCACGCAATACCTGTCGGCGGCCGATCTCGACGCGATGGCGGTCTATCTGAAGTCGCTGCCGGTGACGCAGTCGGTGAAGGCGGAGTCGACCGGCGTACTGGACGAACTGCGACGCGAGCGCGGTGCCCAGCTCTACGGCGAGCACTGCGCCGACTGTCACGGCGAGCGCGGCGAGGGCAAGCCGGGCATCTGGCCGGGGCTGGCCGGCAACCGCGCAGTGACGATGGACCCGCCGGCGAACACGGTGCGCATCGTGCTGGGCGGCGGCTACGCGCCGGCCACGCGTGGCAACCCGCGCCCCTACGGCATGCCGCCCTTCGCCGCCGCACTCAGCGACGACGAAGTGGCGCTGGTGGTGTCGCACATCCGCGGCAGCTGGGGCAACACCGCGGCGCCAGTCAGTTCGCTCGACGTGCAGAGACTGCGCGGCAACCTGCGCTGA
- a CDS encoding PEP-CTERM sorting domain-containing protein yields the protein MKQSVLVRSVVSVALISASAFAHANGTHEQFVDPAASLSFDGWNELNRNRTGGALTVEELVAGSGSNVAGSGDAVFTRVSGDHYPAGFGLYGGASTFTFTDITVDAGATALVFQGIINDFDGQFGGTPFSLTLSYNGGSQAIAGTLVDSALNGGVSDYFRYTWDLSALGTPVGAYTLTLNAGFSQMLAFQIDQVAAVPEPETYALMLPGLGLIALSVRRRMRGV from the coding sequence ATGAAGCAGTCAGTCCTCGTCCGTTCCGTCGTCAGCGTTGCCCTGATTTCGGCTTCCGCCTTCGCCCACGCCAACGGCACCCATGAGCAGTTCGTCGATCCGGCGGCTTCGCTGTCCTTCGATGGCTGGAACGAGCTCAACCGCAACCGCACCGGCGGCGCGCTGACGGTCGAAGAACTGGTTGCCGGCAGCGGCTCGAATGTCGCCGGCTCGGGCGACGCGGTGTTCACCCGCGTCAGCGGCGACCACTACCCGGCCGGTTTCGGCCTGTACGGCGGCGCCTCCACGTTCACCTTCACCGACATCACCGTCGATGCCGGCGCGACCGCGCTGGTGTTCCAGGGCATCATCAACGACTTCGACGGCCAGTTTGGCGGCACGCCGTTCAGCCTGACGCTGAGCTACAACGGCGGCAGCCAGGCCATCGCCGGCACGCTGGTTGACAGCGCACTGAACGGTGGCGTCAGCGACTACTTCCGCTACACATGGGATCTGAGCGCGCTGGGCACGCCTGTCGGCGCCTACACGCTGACGCTGAATGCCGGTTTCTCGCAGATGCTGGCCTTCCAGATCGACCAGGTCGCTGCCGTGCCGGAGCCGGAAACCTATGCGCTGATGCTGCCCGGCCTCGGCCTGATCGCGCTGTCGGTGCGTCGGCGGATGCGCGGCGTCTGA
- a CDS encoding EF-hand domain-containing protein has translation MSISGVGSSMASAMQSAMQANRPQKPDASAMAADVFALLDSGGKGYIDSSDLAGALESTGSSASAEDLLGAMDSDGDGKVTEQELGSLLQKVADQLEDSFGAARVGQAMGNRPPPPPPPAGEDEGMSVEQLGAMAEEAEASGSAGASELAALVESFDEADTDGDGKVSFQEAMAFRESEAAASGESSDSRPPPPDEAARDERMLARVLQMLQEYAGDPSTATTGSTLSVSA, from the coding sequence ATGAGCATATCGGGCGTGGGCAGCAGCATGGCTTCGGCGATGCAGTCGGCAATGCAGGCCAACCGGCCGCAGAAACCGGATGCGTCGGCGATGGCGGCGGATGTCTTTGCGCTGCTGGACAGCGGCGGCAAGGGCTATATCGACAGCAGCGATCTGGCCGGTGCGCTGGAATCGACCGGCAGCAGTGCCTCCGCCGAGGACCTGCTCGGCGCGATGGACAGCGACGGCGACGGCAAGGTGACCGAGCAGGAACTGGGCAGCCTGCTGCAGAAGGTGGCCGACCAGCTGGAGGACAGTTTCGGCGCGGCGCGCGTCGGCCAGGCGATGGGCAACCGTCCGCCGCCGCCCCCGCCGCCGGCGGGCGAGGACGAAGGCATGAGCGTCGAGCAGCTGGGCGCGATGGCGGAAGAGGCCGAGGCATCGGGCAGCGCCGGGGCGAGCGAACTGGCGGCGCTGGTCGAGTCCTTCGACGAGGCGGACACCGACGGCGACGGCAAGGTGAGCTTCCAGGAGGCGATGGCTTTCCGCGAGTCGGAAGCGGCCGCCTCGGGTGAGTCGTCCGACAGCCGTCCGCCGCCGCCGGACGAGGCCGCGCGCGACGAGCGCATGCTGGCGCGCGTGCTGCAGATGCTGCAGGAATACGCGGGCGACCCCAGCACGGCGACTACCGGATCGACGCTGTCGGTCAGCGCCTGA
- a CDS encoding sensor histidine kinase, with the protein MGRLFWKLFFAFVAALAVAALLVALALSLIWPREGRGPRPQSVLMADTVEVLLREQGPPATVALLEIWRAQQVPLPLLVRPDGSEQFGRTVSAERLEGARVVSIEGAQWKVLAAARGDRPPSAAGVPLPPPPFLEVVALLIGALTFSAALAWYLSRPVRHLSQAFDALAGGDLGVRTAARIGRRRDEIADLGRGFDRMAARIEQLVDAQRRLLHDVSHELRSPLARMSAAIGLARQDPSRIEAMLERVERETARLDTLVGELLGLARLEHDAAHTLPQPVALDALLHDVAGDARFEAAARDVEVVLSIDGAGPVVKGQVELLRRTFDNVLRNAVKYAPAGSVVHIALGRADGRACVSISDGGCGVADGELERIFDPFFRGERSDGSHGAGLGLSIARRAVEAHGGDIRASNAEGGGLRVDIRLPAEG; encoded by the coding sequence GTGGGCCGGTTGTTCTGGAAGCTGTTCTTCGCCTTCGTCGCCGCGCTGGCGGTGGCGGCGCTGCTGGTGGCGCTGGCGCTGTCGCTGATCTGGCCGCGGGAGGGCCGCGGGCCACGGCCACAATCGGTGCTCATGGCCGACACGGTCGAGGTGCTGCTGCGCGAGCAGGGGCCGCCGGCGACCGTGGCGCTGCTTGAGATCTGGCGCGCGCAGCAGGTGCCGCTGCCGCTGCTGGTGCGGCCCGACGGCAGTGAGCAGTTCGGGCGTACGGTGAGCGCCGAACGACTGGAAGGCGCGCGGGTCGTGTCCATCGAAGGCGCGCAGTGGAAAGTGCTGGCGGCCGCGCGCGGTGATCGACCGCCGTCGGCGGCCGGTGTGCCACTGCCGCCGCCGCCCTTTCTCGAAGTGGTCGCGCTGCTGATCGGCGCGCTCACCTTCAGCGCCGCATTGGCCTGGTATCTGTCGCGCCCGGTGCGTCACCTCAGCCAGGCGTTCGACGCGCTGGCCGGTGGCGATCTGGGCGTACGTACGGCGGCACGGATCGGCCGCCGGCGCGACGAAATCGCCGATCTCGGCCGCGGCTTCGACCGCATGGCGGCACGCATCGAACAGCTGGTCGACGCGCAGCGCCGGCTGCTGCACGACGTGTCGCACGAACTGCGTTCGCCACTCGCGCGGATGAGTGCCGCCATCGGTCTGGCACGGCAGGACCCGTCGCGGATCGAAGCGATGCTGGAGCGCGTCGAACGCGAGACGGCCCGGCTGGACACCCTGGTCGGCGAACTGCTGGGTCTGGCGAGGCTGGAGCACGACGCCGCGCACACGCTGCCGCAGCCGGTGGCGCTCGACGCCCTGCTGCACGATGTCGCCGGTGATGCGCGGTTCGAGGCGGCTGCGCGCGATGTCGAGGTCGTGCTGTCGATCGACGGCGCGGGGCCGGTCGTCAAGGGTCAGGTCGAACTGCTGCGCCGCACCTTCGACAACGTGCTGCGCAACGCGGTGAAGTACGCGCCGGCCGGTTCGGTGGTGCACATCGCGCTGGGCCGGGCCGATGGGCGTGCTTGCGTCAGCATCAGCGACGGCGGTTGCGGCGTCGCCGACGGCGAGCTGGAGCGCATCTTCGATCCCTTCTTCCGCGGCGAGCGCAGCGACGGTAGCCACGGCGCCGGCCTCGGCCTGTCGATCGCGCGGCGCGCGGTCGAGGCGCATGGAGGCGACATCCGCGCGTCGAACGCCGAAGGCGGTGGCCTGCGCGTCGATATCCGGCTGCCGGCCGAGGGCTGA
- a CDS encoding response regulator, with protein MTADANRVLLIDDDAELSAMLGEYIANEGYAVERAADGESGLTLLRHGDFAIVVLDVMMPRVSGIEVLRRLRAFSGVPVLMLTARGDDIDCVLALELGADDYVQKPCTPRELVARLRAILRRIGGARAQAASDDAIVVGALAVWPQRRCAEYGSTPLTLTSSEYGLLEVLARNAGSVVSKAELSLQALGRPMGPYDRNIDVHVSAIRQKLAPLSGGRPLIQTVRGVGYQLVRA; from the coding sequence ATGACGGCCGACGCAAACAGGGTTCTGCTGATCGACGACGACGCCGAGCTCAGTGCGATGCTTGGCGAGTACATCGCCAATGAAGGGTACGCGGTCGAGCGCGCGGCCGATGGAGAGAGCGGTCTGACGCTGCTGCGCCACGGCGACTTCGCCATCGTCGTGCTCGACGTGATGATGCCGCGCGTGTCCGGCATCGAAGTGCTGCGCCGGCTGCGCGCCTTCTCCGGCGTGCCGGTGCTGATGCTCACCGCGCGTGGCGACGATATCGACTGCGTGCTCGCGCTCGAACTGGGTGCCGACGACTACGTGCAGAAGCCATGCACGCCGCGCGAACTGGTGGCGCGGCTGCGTGCGATCCTGCGGCGCATCGGCGGCGCGCGCGCGCAGGCGGCAAGCGACGACGCCATCGTCGTCGGCGCGCTGGCCGTGTGGCCGCAGCGGCGCTGCGCCGAGTACGGCAGTACGCCGCTCACGCTCACAAGTTCCGAGTACGGCCTGCTCGAAGTGCTCGCGCGCAACGCCGGCAGCGTGGTGTCCAAGGCCGAGCTGTCGCTGCAGGCGCTGGGCCGGCCGATGGGCCCTTACGACCGCAACATCGACGTGCACGTGAGCGCCATCCGGCAGAAGCTCGCGCCGCTCAGCGGCGGTCGCCCGCTGATACAGACGGTGCGGGGCGTCGGCTACCAGTTGGTGCGCGCCTAG